From a region of the Streptomyces sp. B21-083 genome:
- a CDS encoding ABC transporter substrate-binding protein: protein MQRRVLGLAAVVITVVGAAGCGSSDPAGSGSSSSDGAGTTKVKVGIIPIIDVAPLYLGQKKGFFGSRGIELEMVPAQGGAAIIPGVVSDQFQFGFSNTTSLMIAQVKGVPIKSVANGAASNGKVGADVTGVAVKKDSSIKSAKDLAGHTVAVNTLQNIGSTTVRESVRLAGGDPSKVTFVELPFDQMPAALDGGRVDAAWMGDPAMTIAKAQGARVVASPFAETDPKLTVATYFTSTRIAKEKPDLVKKFAAAMSESLQYATDHPDEARQILTTYTKIGGDVLNKLTLPDWPTEIDMASLRKLASLGETDGLFDGKKPDLNALFS from the coding sequence ATGCAGAGGCGTGTTCTCGGGCTTGCGGCAGTAGTGATCACGGTCGTCGGCGCGGCCGGATGCGGGTCCTCGGACCCGGCAGGAAGTGGTTCGTCGTCCTCGGACGGCGCCGGGACCACGAAGGTCAAGGTCGGCATCATCCCCATCATCGACGTGGCCCCGCTCTACCTGGGCCAGAAGAAGGGGTTCTTCGGCAGCCGGGGCATCGAACTGGAGATGGTGCCCGCCCAGGGCGGTGCGGCGATCATCCCCGGCGTGGTGAGTGATCAGTTCCAGTTCGGGTTCAGCAACACCACGTCGCTGATGATCGCCCAGGTCAAGGGCGTACCCATCAAGTCCGTGGCCAACGGCGCGGCCTCCAACGGCAAGGTCGGGGCGGACGTCACCGGTGTCGCCGTCAAGAAGGACAGCTCGATCAAGTCGGCCAAGGACCTCGCCGGGCACACCGTGGCCGTCAACACCCTGCAGAACATCGGGTCCACCACGGTGCGCGAGTCGGTGCGGCTGGCCGGCGGGGACCCGTCGAAGGTCACGTTCGTCGAACTGCCATTCGATCAAATGCCGGCCGCGCTGGACGGTGGGCGGGTGGACGCCGCCTGGATGGGCGATCCCGCGATGACGATCGCCAAGGCGCAGGGTGCCCGTGTAGTGGCCTCGCCGTTCGCCGAGACGGACCCCAAGCTCACCGTGGCGACGTACTTCACCTCGACCCGGATCGCGAAGGAGAAGCCCGACCTGGTCAAGAAGTTCGCCGCGGCCATGAGCGAGTCGCTCCAGTACGCCACCGACCACCCGGACGAGGCACGCCAGATCCTCACCACGTACACGAAGATCGGCGGCGATGTCCTGAACAAGCTCACGCTGCCCGACTGGCCGACGGAGATCGACATGGCCTCGCTGCGGAAGCTGGCCTCACTCGGGGAGACGGACGGCCTCTTCGACGGCAAGAAGCCTGACCTGAACGCCCTGTTCTCATGA
- a CDS encoding MFS transporter, producing MPSGLIALALGGFGIGLTEFLIAGLLPQVASSFDVSEAVAGRLISGYAISVAVGAIALTAATARLPRKQVLVGLVALFVIGNLLSAVAPTYEVMMFGRIVAALCHGSFFGIGSLVARGLVAPERKSRAVAVMFAGLTVANVLGVPFGALVGERWGWRAAFWAVTAIGLLALAGIAALVPGAAGETRPSGVTGRGEPAPPGSLRAQFRAFRSWQVWLTLTATALGYGGMFGAFTYIAYTFTEVGGFSSSDVAWLLMVYGVGLVVGNLVGGRAADRDRDRTLVLSLLGLTVVLALFGLLATSAAASVVLVFLMGVTGFASVPGMITRVTDHAHGAALAAGANVSASNVGNALGAWLGGLAISAGLGYTAPLYVGAGLVLVSVVVMTVAAHLARSPAPQLEHQR from the coding sequence ATGCCGAGCGGACTGATCGCGTTGGCCCTGGGCGGTTTCGGGATCGGGCTGACCGAGTTCCTGATCGCCGGGCTGCTGCCGCAGGTCGCGTCGAGTTTCGACGTGTCCGAAGCTGTCGCCGGCCGGCTGATCTCCGGGTACGCGATCAGCGTCGCGGTCGGCGCGATCGCGCTGACCGCGGCGACGGCCCGGTTGCCCCGCAAGCAGGTGCTGGTCGGCCTGGTGGCGCTGTTCGTCATCGGCAACCTGCTCTCCGCGGTGGCGCCCACCTACGAGGTGATGATGTTCGGGCGGATCGTCGCCGCGTTGTGCCACGGTTCGTTCTTCGGTATCGGCTCGCTGGTCGCGCGCGGTCTGGTCGCGCCGGAGAGGAAGTCCCGGGCGGTGGCGGTCATGTTCGCCGGGCTGACGGTGGCGAACGTGCTGGGCGTGCCGTTCGGCGCCCTCGTCGGTGAACGCTGGGGCTGGCGGGCGGCCTTCTGGGCGGTCACCGCGATCGGCCTGCTCGCGCTGGCGGGAATCGCCGCCCTAGTCCCCGGCGCGGCCGGAGAGACCCGGCCGTCGGGGGTGACGGGCCGCGGGGAGCCGGCGCCTCCCGGCAGCCTGCGGGCCCAGTTCCGTGCGTTCCGCTCCTGGCAGGTCTGGCTCACGCTGACGGCCACCGCGCTCGGCTACGGCGGGATGTTCGGCGCGTTCACCTACATCGCCTACACGTTCACCGAGGTCGGCGGCTTCTCGTCGTCGGACGTCGCCTGGCTGCTGATGGTGTACGGCGTCGGACTGGTCGTCGGCAACCTGGTCGGCGGGCGGGCAGCCGACCGGGACCGCGACCGCACGCTGGTCCTGTCCCTGCTCGGACTCACCGTCGTCCTGGCCCTGTTCGGTCTGCTGGCCACCAGCGCCGCCGCGTCAGTGGTACTGGTGTTCCTGATGGGAGTCACCGGGTTCGCCAGCGTGCCCGGCATGATCACCCGCGTCACCGACCACGCCCATGGAGCGGCACTGGCCGCCGGCGCCAACGTGTCGGCGTCCAACGTCGGCAATGCCCTCGGCGCCTGGCTCGGCGGCCTGGCCATCAGCGCCGGCCTCGGCTACACGGCGCCGCTCTACGTCGGCGCCGGCCTCGTCCTGGTCTCCGTCGTCGTCATGACCGTCGCCGCGCACCTGGCCAGGTCGCCCGCGCCCCAACTGGAGCATCAAAGGTGA
- a CDS encoding ABC transporter permease has protein sequence MTRVAATADAAGPAGTSARRLPERAVAPLRGLAGLAGLVAVIEVLPHTGLVSADYLPPASVTVRALWHLLAEQTFWTALGDTLTGWGLGLAISVVAGVAAGLAIGSVPALRAVTASTIEFLRPIPSVALIPVAVLLYGADLRSKLLLVVYAAFWQVIVQVLAGIQDVDPVADDTARSYQLGTWGRLRHVMWPTALPYVMTGVRLAATVALILAVTAELVIGAPGLGREIAVAQSSGAVPQVYALVLVTGLLGVAVNLVARAVERRALHWHQSVRTEAAG, from the coding sequence ATGACCCGCGTCGCCGCCACCGCCGACGCGGCGGGCCCTGCCGGGACCTCCGCGCGGCGGCTGCCGGAGCGGGCCGTCGCCCCGCTGCGCGGCCTTGCCGGACTCGCCGGGCTCGTCGCGGTGATCGAGGTACTGCCGCACACCGGCCTGGTGTCCGCCGACTATCTGCCACCGGCCTCGGTGACCGTCCGCGCACTGTGGCACCTGCTCGCCGAACAGACGTTCTGGACCGCGCTCGGTGACACCCTCACCGGCTGGGGCCTGGGCCTGGCCATCTCCGTCGTGGCGGGCGTGGCGGCCGGACTCGCCATCGGCTCCGTACCCGCACTGCGCGCGGTCACCGCGTCCACCATCGAGTTCCTGCGCCCCATCCCGTCCGTCGCCCTGATCCCCGTCGCAGTCCTGCTCTACGGCGCCGACCTCAGGTCCAAGCTGCTGCTCGTCGTGTACGCCGCCTTCTGGCAGGTGATCGTCCAGGTCCTGGCCGGCATCCAGGACGTCGACCCGGTCGCCGACGACACCGCCCGCAGCTATCAGCTCGGCACCTGGGGACGGCTGCGCCACGTCATGTGGCCCACCGCCCTCCCGTACGTGATGACAGGCGTACGGCTGGCCGCCACCGTGGCGCTCATCCTCGCCGTCACCGCCGAACTCGTCATCGGCGCACCCGGCCTCGGCCGCGAGATCGCCGTCGCCCAGTCGTCCGGCGCCGTGCCGCAGGTCTACGCCCTGGTTCTGGTCACGGGGCTGCTCGGTGTCGCCGTCAACCTGGTGGCGCGAGCGGTCGAACGACGGGCGCTGCACTGGCACCAGTCCGTACGCACGGAGGCGGCCGGATGA
- a CDS encoding ABC transporter ATP-binding protein — protein sequence MLDVRNLRKIYTGRNRNVEAVRNLTFHIDAGELVCLVGPSGCGKTTLLKCMAGLLDPTDGEVLLDGRPVVGPPPGMAVVFQEYGRSLFAWMNVRDNVALPLRRKKLGKARTRELVDHALEVVGLADAHQAYPWQLSGGMQQRVAIARAVAFEPKVLLMDEPFAAVDAQTRAELEDLIRHLWRELGVTVLFVTHDIDEAVYLGQRTVILSASPTVVQEDVTIDLPDERDQLHTRSSPRFAELRAHVYGQIQLAKHPNGDPVTQAADRISEPALPKTVR from the coding sequence ATGCTCGACGTACGCAACCTGCGGAAGATCTACACCGGACGGAACCGCAACGTCGAAGCCGTGCGGAACCTGACGTTCCATATCGATGCCGGTGAACTCGTCTGCCTGGTCGGCCCCTCGGGATGCGGCAAGACCACGCTGCTGAAGTGCATGGCGGGGCTGCTCGACCCCACCGACGGCGAAGTACTCCTGGACGGACGCCCGGTCGTGGGGCCCCCGCCCGGGATGGCGGTCGTCTTCCAGGAGTACGGCCGCTCCCTGTTCGCCTGGATGAACGTCCGCGACAACGTCGCTCTGCCCCTGCGCCGCAAGAAGCTCGGCAAGGCGCGGACCCGGGAACTGGTGGACCACGCGCTGGAGGTGGTCGGCCTGGCCGACGCCCACCAGGCCTACCCCTGGCAGCTGTCGGGCGGTATGCAGCAGCGCGTCGCCATCGCCCGCGCCGTCGCCTTCGAACCGAAGGTCCTGCTCATGGACGAGCCCTTCGCGGCCGTCGACGCCCAGACCCGCGCCGAACTCGAGGACCTCATCCGGCACTTGTGGCGGGAACTCGGCGTCACGGTCCTGTTCGTCACCCACGACATCGACGAAGCCGTCTACCTCGGGCAGCGCACCGTCATCCTGTCCGCGTCACCGACCGTCGTCCAGGAGGACGTCACCATCGATCTCCCCGACGAACGCGACCAGTTGCACACCCGCTCCAGCCCCCGCTTCGCCGAACTGCGCGCCCATGTCTACGGACAGATCCAGCTGGCGAAGCACCCGAACGGCGACCCGGTCACCCAGGCCGCCGACCGGATATCTGAGCCCGCGCTGCCCAAAACCGTCCGCTGA
- a CDS encoding ABC transporter permease gives MSVLTVLRRVLLLLGLPAVLFAVWWYATADSTDFYVPPLSTILEAFGKVWTGERLLSDVVPSLLRLTAGYLIAVAAGVGLGLLVGMRRAVRDVLEPVLELFRAIPPPVLVPVIMLFAGIGDTMKVIVIVSGCVWPILLNTVEGVRAVDDVLSDTCRSYGITGAARLRHLVLRAASPQIVTGMRQALSIGIILMVISEMFAASNGLGFTIVQFQRSFAIPEMWSGVLLLGILGFLLSLLFRIAENRVLAWYHGLRRARRNP, from the coding sequence ATGAGCGTCCTCACCGTCCTGCGGCGCGTCCTGCTTCTGCTGGGGCTGCCCGCCGTCCTCTTCGCCGTGTGGTGGTACGCCACCGCCGACAGCACCGACTTCTACGTGCCGCCGCTGTCCACCATCCTGGAAGCCTTCGGGAAGGTCTGGACAGGGGAGCGGCTGCTGTCCGACGTCGTCCCGAGTCTGCTGCGCCTCACGGCCGGCTACCTCATAGCCGTGGCGGCCGGAGTGGGGCTCGGCCTGCTGGTCGGTATGCGACGGGCCGTACGGGACGTCCTGGAACCGGTCCTCGAACTCTTCCGGGCCATCCCGCCGCCCGTACTCGTGCCGGTGATCATGCTGTTCGCGGGCATCGGCGACACCATGAAGGTGATCGTCATCGTCAGCGGCTGCGTGTGGCCGATCCTGCTCAACACCGTCGAAGGCGTTCGCGCCGTGGACGACGTGCTCAGCGACACCTGCCGGTCCTACGGCATCACCGGCGCCGCCCGTCTGCGGCATCTGGTGCTCCGCGCGGCGAGCCCGCAGATCGTGACGGGCATGCGCCAGGCGCTGTCGATCGGGATCATCCTCATGGTCATCAGCGAGATGTTCGCCGCCAGCAACGGCCTCGGCTTCACGATCGTGCAGTTCCAACGCTCGTTCGCCATCCCTGAGATGTGGAGCGGCGTCCTGCTGCTCGGCATCCTCGGCTTCCTTCTGTCCCTGCTCTTCCGGATCGCCGAGAACCGGGTCCTGGCCTGGTACCACGGCCTGCGCCGCGCCCGGCGCAACCCCTGA
- a CDS encoding ABC transporter substrate-binding protein, translating into MRHSSLGQPMSGTSRRTVLRGLSGAALLGAGVPLLSACAGSGSGTDSKTVTVGSNASDAVPKKAYGDVYAAFTKRSGIKVDLNIKDHGTFQEQINSYLQGTPDDVFQWFAGYRMQFFAGKGLASPIDDVWKTIGGNFPSAMHDLSKGQDGKYYMVPLTTSPWAVFYRKSVFRQYGYEVPTTWDAYVALCKQMKKDGLVPIAFGDKDAWPAMGSFDQINFRLNGYDFHVELMAGKASWTDAKVRKTFDTWAETLPYHQEGAVGRTWQDAAQTLVAKKAGMYMLGMFVAQQFTDKADLDDLDFFAFPEIDPAYGQDTVEAPTDGIMLSKKPKNHAGSVKLLEFLGTPEAEEIYLKADPSLIAASTKADTSTYSTLQKKGYDMIAQAKHLTQFMDRDSRPDFTSTVMQPALQKFVRDPKDIDSLLSSIERQKKTIFASS; encoded by the coding sequence ATGCGTCATTCCTCCCTCGGTCAACCCATGTCCGGCACCAGCCGCCGCACCGTGCTGCGCGGACTCAGCGGAGCCGCACTGCTCGGTGCCGGTGTCCCGCTGCTCTCCGCGTGCGCCGGCAGTGGTTCCGGGACCGACTCCAAGACCGTCACCGTCGGCTCCAACGCGTCCGACGCCGTTCCGAAGAAGGCGTACGGCGACGTCTACGCGGCCTTCACGAAGCGGTCCGGGATCAAGGTCGACCTCAACATCAAGGACCACGGCACGTTCCAGGAGCAGATCAACTCCTACCTGCAGGGCACGCCGGACGACGTGTTCCAGTGGTTCGCGGGTTACCGGATGCAGTTCTTCGCGGGCAAGGGACTGGCCAGCCCGATCGACGACGTGTGGAAGACGATCGGCGGCAACTTCCCCAGCGCCATGCACGACCTGAGCAAGGGTCAGGACGGCAAGTACTACATGGTGCCGCTGACCACGTCCCCGTGGGCGGTCTTCTACCGCAAGAGCGTCTTCCGGCAGTACGGCTACGAGGTCCCCACCACGTGGGACGCGTACGTCGCCCTGTGCAAGCAGATGAAGAAGGACGGCCTGGTCCCGATCGCCTTCGGCGACAAGGACGCGTGGCCGGCGATGGGCTCCTTCGACCAGATCAACTTCCGCCTCAACGGCTACGACTTCCACGTCGAACTGATGGCGGGCAAGGCATCCTGGACCGACGCGAAGGTCCGCAAGACCTTCGACACCTGGGCCGAGACCCTCCCCTACCACCAGGAGGGCGCGGTCGGCCGTACCTGGCAGGACGCGGCCCAGACGCTGGTCGCCAAGAAGGCGGGCATGTACATGCTCGGCATGTTCGTGGCCCAGCAGTTCACCGACAAGGCCGACCTGGACGACCTCGACTTCTTCGCCTTCCCCGAGATCGACCCGGCGTACGGGCAGGACACCGTGGAGGCGCCGACCGACGGCATCATGCTCAGCAAGAAGCCCAAGAACCACGCCGGCTCCGTCAAACTGCTCGAGTTCCTGGGCACTCCGGAGGCCGAGGAGATCTACCTCAAGGCCGACCCGAGCCTCATCGCGGCCTCCACGAAGGCCGACACCTCCACCTACAGCACCCTTCAGAAGAAGGGCTACGACATGATCGCGCAGGCGAAGCACCTCACCCAGTTCATGGACCGCGACAGCCGCCCGGACTTCACCTCCACGGTCATGCAGCCCGCGCTGCAGAAGTTCGTCCGCGACCCCAAGGACATCGACAGCCTGCTCTCGTCCATCGAACGCCAGAAGAAGACGATCTTCGCCTCCTCATGA
- a CDS encoding PaaX family transcriptional regulator, with product MHDEITQAAEGTPAGPQPRPQSLMFALFGSYVLEEGLGHVYSGSIIDVLARAGVGEHAVRSTLTRMVNRGLLQRQRHGRRMYFGLTAQTAEILMDGKRRLWQTGAVNDDWDGTWTLLGFSLPESWQRQRHDLRSRLTWSGFGALYSGLWIAPGDIDASALVSELGLAAHVKIFHARADDATDIGLMIRDTWDLAGVGARYADFEQRWSGWPGTGADDPLGVRLRVISEWLDTIRTDPRLPAGHLPADWPARAAQETFHRIARQTEAPARRMAGELLETTPVQVP from the coding sequence GTGCACGACGAGATCACCCAGGCCGCCGAGGGAACCCCCGCCGGACCGCAGCCGCGCCCCCAGTCGCTCATGTTCGCCCTGTTCGGCAGCTACGTTCTGGAGGAGGGGCTCGGACATGTGTACTCGGGCAGCATCATCGACGTGCTCGCCCGCGCCGGAGTCGGGGAACACGCCGTCAGGTCCACCCTCACCCGCATGGTCAACCGGGGCCTGCTGCAGCGTCAGCGCCATGGGCGCAGGATGTACTTCGGCCTGACCGCGCAGACGGCCGAGATCCTCATGGACGGCAAACGGCGCCTCTGGCAGACCGGCGCCGTCAACGACGACTGGGACGGCACCTGGACACTGCTCGGCTTCTCGCTCCCCGAATCCTGGCAGCGTCAGCGGCACGATCTGCGCTCCCGGCTCACCTGGTCGGGCTTCGGCGCCCTGTACAGCGGGCTGTGGATCGCGCCCGGTGACATCGACGCCTCCGCGCTCGTCTCCGAACTCGGCCTGGCCGCCCACGTCAAGATCTTCCATGCCAGGGCCGACGACGCCACCGACATCGGCCTGATGATCCGTGACACCTGGGACCTGGCCGGCGTGGGTGCCCGGTACGCCGACTTCGAGCAGCGCTGGTCCGGCTGGCCCGGCACCGGCGCCGACGACCCGCTCGGTGTCCGGCTGCGCGTGATCAGCGAATGGCTGGACACCATCCGCACGGACCCGAGACTGCCCGCCGGACACCTGCCTGCCGACTGGCCGGCCCGCGCGGCCCAGGAGACCTTCCACCGCATCGCGCGACAGACGGAGGCCCCCGCCCGCCGGATGGCCGGCGAACTCCTGGAGACCACACCGGTACAGGTGCCCTGA
- a CDS encoding carbohydrate ABC transporter permease — translation MSTTLSLKQRTPVRPSRVLLHTFLVVTSLAWLAPLLWALFAALRPYAETSKKGYVSWPDKLSFANFTNAYQQSDMLHYFGNTLIIAVPAVLLTLFLSSCVAFYVSRFDFRINLFLLLVFTAGNLLPQQVIITPLYRMYLLIDLPGITASGKLYDSALGLVLIHVAFQSGFCAFVLANYMRSLPHELTEAALVDGASVWRLYWQIVLPLCKPAMAALGTLLSIWIYNDFFWAIVLISTGENMPITSALNNLSGQYFTDPNLVAAGALLTAIPTLIVYFALQRQFVSGLTLGANKG, via the coding sequence ATGAGCACCACCCTGTCGCTGAAGCAGCGCACACCCGTCCGCCCCAGCCGGGTCCTGCTGCACACCTTCCTCGTCGTCACGTCCCTTGCCTGGCTGGCACCTTTGCTGTGGGCACTGTTCGCGGCACTGCGCCCGTACGCCGAGACCAGCAAGAAGGGCTACGTCTCGTGGCCCGACAAGCTGAGCTTCGCCAACTTCACCAACGCGTATCAGCAGTCGGACATGCTGCACTACTTCGGGAACACGCTGATCATCGCCGTACCGGCGGTGCTGCTGACCCTCTTCCTGTCGTCCTGCGTGGCGTTCTACGTCAGCCGCTTCGACTTCCGGATCAACCTGTTCCTGCTGCTGGTCTTCACGGCCGGCAACCTGCTTCCCCAGCAGGTCATCATCACCCCGCTGTACCGCATGTACCTGCTCATCGACCTGCCCGGGATCACCGCCTCGGGCAAGCTGTACGACTCCGCGCTCGGCCTCGTCCTCATTCATGTGGCGTTCCAGTCCGGGTTCTGCGCGTTCGTGCTGGCCAACTACATGCGCTCGCTCCCGCACGAGCTGACCGAGGCCGCTCTCGTCGACGGCGCCTCCGTCTGGCGCCTGTACTGGCAGATCGTCCTGCCGCTGTGCAAGCCGGCGATGGCGGCCCTGGGCACTCTGCTCTCCATCTGGATCTACAACGACTTCTTCTGGGCGATCGTGCTGATCTCCACCGGCGAGAACATGCCGATCACCTCGGCCCTCAACAACCTCTCCGGCCAGTACTTCACCGACCCCAACCTGGTCGCCGCAGGTGCCCTGTTGACCGCGATCCCCACCCTGATCGTGTACTTCGCGCTCCAGCGCCAGTTCGTCAGCGGCCTGACCCTGGGCGCCAACAAGGGCTGA
- a CDS encoding beta-galactosidase, with amino-acid sequence MSTARPLRVPGIVYGGDYNPEQWPEEVWAEDMRLMHEAGVTMVSVGIFSWALLEPAEGVYDFARMDRLLALLHDNGIAADLATPTAAPPAWFFRAHPDALPVDKDGRRLSYGSRQTFCPSSPAYREAALRIAGALAERYADHPAVAMWHVHNEYGCHNPACYCDESAESFRTWLRARYDDDLDALNNAWGTTFWSQWYYDWAEIIPPRATAAVPNPTHQLDWRRFCSDELLSLCTAEREVLLRAAPNLPATTNFMVLRTFDALDYWRWAPELDILSNDHYLMSDDPEAELDIALSGDLMRSLAGGPWFLMEHSTGAVNWQPVNRAKGPGEMRRNALAHVARGADGIAFFQWRAAKAGAEQWHSAMLPHAGTDSTVWQDVVQLGSDLRALAEVRDSTVTARVAIVWDWDARWALELPAQPSGELRYQDLVRDWYTPLWRAGVAVDFVRPDDPDLDRYALVLVPSLYLVTETAAANLARFAESGGTLAVGFHSGMVDENGHVFLGGYPGAFRELLGVHTDELFPLLPGDRTGLAGEVPPGATADLWSERIRLTGALEVVSYADGPLAGLPAVTRHEYGTGTAWYVATHPDQDTLAALLHRIREEAGVVAEHEAPAGIEVVRRRGTEADFLFLVDHAGKGAEVAAEGVELLTGVQVTGTVTVPAGGVAVVREPHGTTS; translated from the coding sequence ATGAGTACCGCACGCCCTCTTCGCGTTCCCGGCATCGTCTACGGAGGTGACTACAACCCCGAGCAGTGGCCCGAGGAGGTCTGGGCCGAGGACATGCGCCTCATGCACGAGGCCGGGGTCACCATGGTCAGCGTCGGCATCTTCTCCTGGGCACTGCTCGAACCGGCCGAGGGCGTCTACGACTTCGCCCGCATGGACCGCCTCCTCGCCCTCCTCCACGACAACGGCATCGCCGCCGACCTCGCCACACCCACCGCGGCCCCGCCGGCCTGGTTCTTCCGCGCCCACCCCGACGCACTCCCCGTCGACAAGGACGGACGACGACTCTCGTACGGCAGCCGCCAGACGTTCTGCCCCTCCAGCCCCGCCTACCGCGAGGCCGCACTACGCATCGCGGGCGCGCTGGCGGAGCGTTACGCGGACCACCCGGCAGTCGCCATGTGGCACGTCCACAACGAATACGGCTGCCACAACCCCGCCTGCTACTGCGACGAAAGCGCCGAATCCTTCCGCACCTGGCTGCGCGCCCGCTACGACGACGACCTCGACGCCCTCAACAACGCCTGGGGCACCACCTTCTGGAGCCAGTGGTACTACGACTGGGCCGAGATCATCCCACCCCGCGCGACCGCCGCGGTCCCCAACCCCACCCACCAACTCGACTGGCGCCGCTTCTGCAGCGACGAGTTGCTGTCGCTGTGCACCGCGGAGCGCGAGGTACTGCTCCGGGCGGCGCCGAACCTCCCCGCGACGACCAACTTCATGGTCCTGCGCACCTTCGACGCCCTCGACTACTGGCGCTGGGCCCCGGAGTTGGACATCCTCTCCAACGACCACTACCTGATGTCCGACGACCCCGAGGCGGAGCTGGACATCGCCCTCAGCGGCGATCTCATGAGATCTCTCGCGGGCGGCCCGTGGTTCCTCATGGAGCACTCGACGGGTGCCGTCAACTGGCAGCCGGTCAACCGGGCCAAGGGCCCGGGAGAGATGCGGCGCAACGCTCTCGCGCACGTGGCGCGTGGCGCCGACGGCATCGCCTTCTTCCAGTGGCGGGCCGCGAAGGCGGGCGCCGAACAGTGGCACTCGGCGATGCTTCCGCACGCCGGCACCGACAGCACCGTCTGGCAGGACGTCGTTCAACTCGGCTCCGATCTGAGGGCGTTGGCCGAGGTACGGGACTCCACCGTCACGGCGCGGGTGGCGATCGTGTGGGACTGGGACGCCCGCTGGGCCCTGGAACTCCCTGCCCAGCCCAGCGGCGAGCTGCGCTACCAGGACCTGGTGCGTGACTGGTACACGCCCCTGTGGCGGGCGGGTGTCGCCGTCGACTTCGTGCGCCCCGACGACCCCGATCTGGACCGTTACGCCCTCGTCCTGGTCCCGTCCCTGTACCTGGTGACGGAGACAGCCGCGGCGAACCTCGCCCGGTTCGCGGAGAGCGGCGGGACTCTCGCCGTCGGCTTCCACAGCGGCATGGTCGACGAGAACGGGCATGTGTTCCTCGGTGGGTACCCCGGCGCGTTCCGTGAGCTCCTCGGCGTGCACACCGACGAGCTCTTCCCGCTGCTGCCTGGAGACAGGACGGGGCTGGCCGGTGAAGTACCTCCGGGTGCCACGGCCGACCTGTGGTCGGAGCGGATCCGACTGACCGGCGCGCTGGAGGTCGTCTCCTACGCCGACGGCCCGCTGGCCGGTCTGCCCGCCGTCACCCGCCACGAGTACGGCACAGGCACCGCCTGGTATGTGGCCACCCACCCCGACCAGGACACACTCGCCGCCCTGCTGCACCGCATCCGAGAGGAGGCCGGTGTGGTCGCCGAACACGAGGCGCCCGCCGGAATCGAGGTCGTCCGGCGGCGCGGCACGGAGGCCGACTTCCTGTTCCTCGTCGACCACGCCGGAAAGGGAGCCGAAGTCGCCGCCGAGGGGGTGGAACTCCTCACGGGTGTTCAGGTGACAGGTACCGTCACCGTCCCCGCTGGAGGCGTCGCCGTCGTCCGGGAGCCGCACGGCACGACGTCCTGA
- a CDS encoding carbohydrate ABC transporter permease gives MSIDILTKSPEAAAEPPRGVPSKKRVPQGHRRLLTRRDRLTLGLMAGVPTILHVALVWVTALASIALAFTTWDGIGFDSIKWVGLQNFRELFDSNPQFWPAVQHNIIWFVVLILIPTPFGLLLAVQLDKNIRFSRVYQTAFFLPVVVSLAVTGFVWQLVYNPDTGLINSLIGANKPGHYIDWIGDPNLNLWAVLVAACWRHTGYMMILYLAGLKGVDPSLREASSLDGANEWQTFKNVIFPTLRPTNTVVLVVTIIEALRAFDLVFVFNKGAQGTELLSILVTNNIIGESSRIGYGSAIAVVLLVISLAVIIPYLISTFRKERSA, from the coding sequence ATGAGTATCGACATCCTCACGAAGTCCCCGGAGGCGGCCGCCGAGCCGCCCCGGGGCGTGCCCTCGAAAAAGCGGGTTCCGCAGGGCCACCGGCGCCTGCTGACCCGCCGCGACCGGCTCACCCTCGGCCTGATGGCCGGTGTGCCGACGATCCTGCACGTGGCCCTCGTCTGGGTCACCGCCCTCGCCTCCATCGCGCTGGCCTTCACCACCTGGGACGGCATCGGCTTCGACTCCATCAAGTGGGTCGGGCTGCAGAACTTCCGCGAACTCTTCGACAGCAACCCGCAGTTCTGGCCGGCCGTCCAGCACAACATCATCTGGTTCGTCGTCCTCATCCTGATCCCGACCCCGTTCGGGCTGCTTCTCGCGGTCCAGCTGGACAAGAACATCCGGTTCAGCCGGGTCTACCAGACGGCGTTCTTCCTCCCGGTCGTCGTCTCGCTGGCGGTGACCGGTTTTGTCTGGCAGCTGGTCTACAACCCGGACACGGGCCTGATCAACAGCCTGATCGGCGCCAACAAGCCCGGCCACTACATCGACTGGATCGGCGACCCCAACCTCAACCTGTGGGCCGTCCTGGTGGCCGCCTGCTGGCGGCACACCGGCTACATGATGATCCTCTACCTGGCCGGTCTGAAGGGGGTGGACCCGTCCCTGCGCGAGGCCTCCTCGCTGGACGGCGCCAACGAGTGGCAGACGTTCAAGAACGTCATCTTCCCCACCCTGCGCCCCACCAACACGGTCGTCCTGGTCGTCACGATCATCGAGGCCCTGCGCGCCTTCGACCTGGTCTTCGTCTTCAACAAGGGCGCCCAGGGCACAGAACTGCTGTCGATCCTGGTCACCAACAACATCATCGGCGAGTCCAGCCGCATCGGATACGGCTCGGCGATCGCCGTCGTCCTCCTGGTGATCTCCCTCGCCGTGATCATCCCGTATCTGATCTCGACCTTCCGGAAGGAGCGGAGCGCATGA